The stretch of DNA CGTGTAGATACCTTAATAGAAGTCACAAGCGGATATTACGAAAGCGCTCTTATGGTCAATGATGGAAAAACGCGACGCatgattaaacatattttctcttcatttaattatatttacaCCATTCATGAAACAATCAATTATTCCTCCTTTCTCGAACTATTTATTGGAAGGCCTTGGGCCCATTGctatatttcaatttcattaagCGCAAGCCTCAATTGAAATAGCAACAGCTCTAGAAGACAATCAATAACAGCAAATTTGAGGATATTTTTGTGACTTAtggagaaaaacaattaaaagagaatcgtgctgataacgtgctataaaataaaaagacagagaataaagaacaaagaaaatgagagagcaaaagagagcgcattttattgatcaatggAAATTATCTATAATGCTTCTTTAAAacctatatttatagacataagaagtataaatgaaatagaactctacttctaatgactattagaatttaaagtacatcaaaacttatcttaatcttcatggacatccatttaataataaaatattcataacaaatttaaatttaattattttttacttgaattaACAAACAAAATGAAAATCCTAAATTAACCTGAAGACTAAACTAAAGATTTTACACCCTAAACCATTAAAGTCATTACTTTATAGCTTAATTGCAAcattaaattccaaaatcttaaaccctaattAAAAAACTAAATGACATGATCCCACTAATGACCACCTTGTGGAATATGCATCCATAATTGAATATATCGATGAGTTTGATCAAATTTTGGTCTTTGATTTAGGTGGATCCAAGCCaaacttattattatttgttaaataaggGGCTAGCATGTGAGCCATTAAAAATTTGAATAGTGTTTGGGTTTTAATGTTTTAAGTAGGATTTACTTAAATTTGAcctttttattggttttttagtTGTCTAGTCTTTTGATTCCCTTAAATTCATCCTTTGAGTTAACTTTTAGCCATGTTATTTTTACTTCTATATAAGTGGTATAAAAATCACTATTGTAAAAGATATCTTGAATTTTAAGAAATATCATTTGACAGGTTTATCCCCTTTCATTGTTCTATAACAACTTTTTGGTGATTCCAAGTATTTATCTTGCAATCCCCAATCTTTTATAATTTGGTTTCTAGCGCTTTTATAGCTATAAGGTCAACATTTTCATCCTTTAtataatattgatttttttaatcacAAGATCAATAATCCATCATtgttcttttaaaatattatttttggatgattcaagATTTAAGCACTTAAAATATTGTCGTTGGGTGTAAAAAGTTCATTAAGGTGCACATTATTTGGTATTAGAGCAGTAACATATGAGCCATTAGAAACTTGAATAgtttttgggttttattatgtTGGCTAGGATTTGTTTAAATTTGGTCTTTTTATTAGTCTTTAGTTGACTAACATTTTAATTTCCTTAAATTCAACTTTTAAGTTAGCCTTTAgttatgttgtttttatttttatataagtgGCATAAAACCACCATTATAAAAGACATCTTGAATTCTGAGAAATATCATTTGAgaagtttattttcttttattattctaCAATAACTTTTTCGATGATTCCAAGTGTTTTGCTTGCAATTCTTAATCTTTTATTATATTAGTTTTCGGCTTTTTTATAGCTACATAGTAAATATTTTCAACCTTTTATACTATTGGTTTATGGTTTCTTAATCACAAGGTCAATattccatcatttttcttttgaaaccCTATTCTTAGATGATTCGAGACTTGAGTActtaatttttatcttatttattattttttatatttaaaagtgattatttttaatatttttaattattgaatcactataattttatgtttcaaaaattggatcaaataagaacattttgaattaaaagaagtataaatattaaattaattaaaatatcatttgaaATCATGCCCCAAACTAGCCAAAAAGTATATGTAATTTCCACATAATTATTTGATCGCAACGAGATCAGTGAAGCTTTAGCTATATTATCCCAATTAGgaatttccatttctattttaattccaccatttttccttaattctaaaatacaaagaaaatgaATTAGATCTGATAATGAGTTGGGCTATTCAGTCCAGCCTGATGGTCTGCtcgaaaagtgagagggtttaagaaaaatataggcttgaaaaatgagtttggacaaaaaaaatcatGCCCATTTTTTAAATGAGTCAGGCCTcgggtaagtttttttttattctagCACAGCTTGACCtgaatttgtaaaaaaaacttGGTGTTGTTTCCATTGTTTTGGTGCTGCTTTGCcacttttttttgtcattttgctattatatgactaccatttcatttttattatttgaatattatataacacttattttattgttaatatcaaatatctttttatttattttaaatttattagacTATCGaacttaaacaaaaatttaaaactatttttcaGACGGAAGTAAATCCAAATCTAGAATTATGTTGTAACCCGACTCCACCTGTGACCATCATGTTTTAATCAGATCAGACCTTCCATATTCCAATCAGACGTCTAATATTGTCAGTAAACGTAGAAAATCAACCGCAGTGCCACACTCCACTCGACGACATCCCGtcatttttctttcccttttttcttcttcgACACCGAAACAATCAGATTCTCTCTTCCGTAAACCCTAAAATGTTCGAaccgattatatatatattttaaaacaatgaaGTTGAGATTGCATGTCGATTTTGTTTGGGGGGACTGAAATTCATAATCTCCCAAAAATGAACAGATAATTTTTCGTCATTGCGGTGTTTTTAGGGTTTGTATTCTTCCAACTTTTAATTGAAGACGATCATTCATTCATTTTAGTTGATCCTTCTGAAGTAACAACCAAAAGAGCGGTTTAATCGATTTTTAACTCGTTTAGAGTAACTTCATGGCAGAGGCTCCCCGGGGCCGTGTTACTATTACTCTCGGACGTAGTGGCCAGGTATgtgtttttattcatttttctcttcctattttttccttttcttatctCGTAGTAATTAGAGATGTTCCTTGAGTATTTTATTTATTACTGACGAAATGTAGGAAATAAACTTGAAATTAGTAGGAAAATTTTCCTTTGAGCAAATTGTATACAGTTCGACTTTGAACGATTTAGTTTAGCTTGTAggattttacttatttattcttTGAAGTATTTAAACTTTTTTGTTTTCTCCCTTTTTAATGGAGAAGTTAGTTTAGTTCCTTTTCTTTTTGTGTGTGTTCGCTTGTTGTGAATCTGAACTTCATTGATTATGCTGCTTTAGGTTGTGAAGAGGTCCGGAGCTGCATCGGATGATTCTCTTCCTGTTGCTGGAACTAAGCGGTCTGTAAGGGATAGATTAGGAGGCAATATAGATAGTTCCTTGTTGAATGGCGGTCAGCTCAACAACAAAAGGTATACGAATTGTACTGTTCCTTTAGAAGTATTTCACAATCTTGCTTCGTAATGTCCCTGTTTCTCAATGTCTATTTAAGTAATGTTCTGTATTTCCTAGTGGATGATAATGATGATCATGACAATGATGATGATGTTGCATTCCTGTTACACGTTGCTTATTTGACCCCTTCTTTAAGGTTTTGTTTGGTTTAATCAATTGTATTTGTTACTACAGGTTTGGGTCTTGAGAGTGACTATTTCAAAATTGTTCCTATAATTTGGTGTGCAGGACATCATAATTTTTCCACTTTTGAATGTTGGATATGTGTTGGACAAGAATAGTTTAGGAACTATAAAGAGCTATAGCAACCTAGACCACAACTTCTAATCCTTTGCCTTCTCTTCAGTGTTTACATTCTATGTAAATAAGTTCACACTATTAGATTATCagtgaaattttcttatttaaaaagtTATACCAGTGTTTTGTCCTTTTCTACAGACAAAGAGGCGATGGTCAAAGAGCAAGTTTGAGTGGTAAAAATATGCGCTTCTGCATTGCAATATCTTATTTGTCTGATTTCTCAACTGATTGTGAGATTGCTAACATttctttatttgaaaaaaaaaaagatttccaCATTGGTAAAGATGACCTCCGGTTTAAACTCCTGCAAAAGAGTGCATTTAGACGGGTTCAGAGTGACAATAACCAGAAGGGTATGGACCTTCGTCAAAAGTTGTCAAGACTGGGACAGCCTCCAGTTAACAGTTATGAGACACGTCAGCAAATGCCTGATTCGAAGGAGAGAATACCTGAACCTAGAGATCGCATGCCTGAATCAAGGGAAACCAGTATCTTGGGGAAAATTCCTTCTACAAGAAGCATGGATGATTTCCCTCATGTGACCACATCAAGTTCTTATTCTCCTTGGACTTTAGATCATTTAAGACAAAGATCACCTGACAGAGTAATGGGTGCTTCTAGGGGTTTATCTCCTCCAAGAAATGTTGAGCTACAGAGAAGGCCAGTGGGCAGGACATATGATGATGTGAGGACAGTTCCATACATGGGCAAAgatgttgctgatgctctaaggcCTGTGAGTACAGCATCTTTTGTTACAAAGTCCACTTTGCCTACAACTTCAGCTAAGCCTATGCCACCAGGGCCCCCAATTCCAAGTACAGTTCCTCCAAGCAATATTGTACAAAAAAGTTCATACTTGGTACGTACTACTTTCTGTCTATTTTCCATTCTACCAGTGAAGAATGAAATTAACTTGTTAAATCTATGTTTTTGACTATATTCTCTTGTGAATATCTGCTGCTTATGTTCATGAGTCAGTCTGTTCTTTACCAGATAACGCTTGACAAACTTTGTTTGATGAAGTGTCATGTTTGCATTAGTCAAAAGAAATGAGTTAAGTTATTGCTGTACCATTGTTGTTGAAAAGTCAAGACCTATCTTAAAATATTTCTCCGTGAAGAGGATAAATATATAGAAAGTTGTTTGGATCTTCCAATCTATTAAGATTTGTTCTCAATGGTTTTCAGTTGTCTACAGGATAGTATGATATTCAAAATGTTGTAGAACCAATTATCTTTCtgttggttttccaaattttttttgggCACTAAATATAATATTACTTTTTTAGGTATTTGACATACTTGATTGTATAGTAGAAAGCTTCTGCTAGCCCATGGGTAGCTATTGATCTGGTCTCGGTTGGTTCTGAATAAATAGTACATAAGGCTGCTTTGAATCTGTATGTTAACTTGCCCTAGATAGTACTATACTACTATTACAGTTATGGAATTTGATATTGTAGGTGTTACATGTTCTTTAAGAACACCCCCCTTCCTTTTTCACTACCTCTCTTTGTCACATGTGCTAAGAATCTTCTCCTCTATGAAAGCATTTCTATTTTCTGCTTTTGCTTATTAAATTTGGATCCTAAATAACTCCTTTCATCTCTCGTCTATGTACAAGCATGTTTGCTTTCTCTGCTAGTGCTAACCCTTTGCTACATTGACTCTCACCATATATTGTAACACTTTCAGCCCCATTTCATCAAGTGTCTGCTGTTATTTGCTTTACaatttatgtttaaattgctAGTCATGATGTGAAATCAAAGACCTTTTTCTAGAGTTATATGCTTACATTGAGTTTTAAAGAGCAGTGTTAagaagaattttttttactttttttcttgttttggcTGGCTGCTATGTAGGGTGATGAACAACAAACTGTTGAAGGCTTGCTACATTCCCTGGGACTGGGAAAATATGCTATTATATTCAAGGCAGAGGAAGTAAGTAACCTAGTTCTATGGTTAAACTCTTGTAAaggatttcattttttaaagaaaaacggTGTTCATGGGAGGCAGTGTTATTTATTGATGGTACCTTTTtgcttcttttgttttctttggttATTTAAGTACTTTAGTGGTTTGTCGGTATTGATGCAATTGAAGATCTTAGGAAGTTTCTTGCATCTTCGCCTAATGCGGTATTTACTGTTTATTTTCCCTTTCTGATATTAAAAAATTGGCATCAAGAATGATTttggcttcttctttttttttttttttgtcacaattCAATTGATCTTGGGGGGACTGAGGATTACTCATCATTTCGATTCTTAAATGCATCACTTCGGGTTAAATATCCCAGGCTGTTGGTAATGCAAAGTTCTCTTCATACATGCTTTGtctgaataaaaataaaaatggaactTTGTAGAAGCAGAGAttattagtttatgttttatatCTCCCAAATGAAACTTTGACTATTAGATGCAGAGACTTTCAGCATATGACTCTCTGATTTTAACCTTTGCACGAGGTTGAAGTTTATGGGATGAAAGGAGTTTACCTCTTAATATGACCTTCTAATGAGCTTCCTCTTGTATCAAAGAAAAGGAGGATTAGTATATAAAGCAAAATTTCATTTCCTTCCCCATGCCAGTGAAAAATGGTAGGGGATGTTATGTGGTAGAAAGAcaacaaaaaaaatgtaattcTAAGGGCACCAGGTTGGTTTTGGGAGGACACCTTTCTTGATAATCCAATAGGGGATATGATGAACCAATATTTTCTTGTAGCTTTTGATACTTGCAATTGATGCTTGGATTTTGTGTTAGAAAGATGCAGGCATAAatctatcttattttattttaattttacaatattGAAATTTACTGACTTGAAAAATGCTGTGGTTGTAAAATTTATATGATGAACATTTCTTGTAGCTTTTGATACTTGCAATTGATGCTTGGATTTTGTGTTAGAAAGATGCAGGCATAAatctatcttattttattttaattttacaatagTGAAATTTACTGACTTGAAAAATGCTGTGGTTGTAAAATTTGGAATCTATCTTATAAAACAATGCAAAGCATCTTCATGAAGCAGTTGGTGATTGATGTATGCTGACAGACTGTACAGTGAAAATTTTCCTGGAAGGAGGTTGTTGCTACAGCTGTGCTATCATGCAAAATTTGAAGATTTACTTCTGTGTGAAGTTATTGAACTATCAAGGATGGATATTGTGATTTTGATTGGGGAATTGCTTGCTTGTTTTATCTGTATCCTCCTGATTCGGCTGATCTATAGATTTGATATTTTACTCAGGTGGATATGACTGCATTGAAACAGATGGGGGAAAACGACCTTAAAGAGCTGGGAATACCTATGGTATTTTACCCTTCCTTTCTTATTTGattgtttattattaatttttctgtACTTTGTCTTTGTAATTGATGTCCTCAAACTCTTAAATTGTGGTGAGTTAGATTCACAAAGTTGAAATTGTGAAGCGTCTAGGCTTCACTTTTCACTCACAAAAaggaacaaaagaaaaaaaaagagctgAGAATGATTTGAATGCCTAAGTTCGTGATAAATGCCTGGCACTTGTTTCTGTTGCCAAAGACACATTCATTCTAACTCAAGGGTCGCATTTAGTATTGTGCCTTTGCTGACCTGAGAATACAAAGCTTGATATGAAGTTGATTTGATGGattatatttattgttgaaaGTATAGTTTGTTTTGTAATTGTCTGCTCTCCTCACCCCTTTGTGTGTGCGCAAAAAAAAGAAGTCATTTTAAGATGCAACAAATGAAATCTCTGCATCTAAGTTGATAAACTTGTCCCTGATGGCTGCGGTTTGATTTGCGTTGCAGGGCCCTAGGAAAAAGATTCTTCTTGCTCTCTTGCCTCGTTCCAAAAGGCAACCAtgattaatattttcatttgatGATTAGATTCATGAAAGTTGTCTTTAAGTAAAAACCAGTGTATCTCTCTTTTGGGGTCGGAAAGAAAATGGCCCTTGAATCCAATCAGTTCGGATGTCAAAATTTTGGATCTCTAATACTGCTGATTCTGATTAATAAAATGGTAGTGTCGACCAAATTTTGAGATGACAGACTAGAAGGAAGTAGAAACTATTGATATCAACGTTGTATGTTTTTGTTCTTATTGCTTGTGCAATTGATTTATAACGCATTCTTTTACATGTTTCATCATTCCATTGACAGCAG from Gossypium hirsutum isolate 1008001.06 chromosome D04, Gossypium_hirsutum_v2.1, whole genome shotgun sequence encodes:
- the LOC107899619 gene encoding uncharacterized protein isoform X1, which encodes MAEAPRGRVTITLGRSGQVVKRSGAASDDSLPVAGTKRSVRDRLGGNIDSSLLNGGQLNNKRQRGDGQRASLSDFHIGKDDLRFKLLQKSAFRRVQSDNNQKGMDLRQKLSRLGQPPVNSYETRQQMPDSKERIPEPRDRMPESRETSILGKIPSTRSMDDFPHVTTSSSYSPWTLDHLRQRSPDRVMGASRGLSPPRNVELQRRPVGRTYDDVRTVPYMGKDVADALRPVSTASFVTKSTLPTTSAKPMPPGPPIPSTVPPSNIVQKSSYLGDEQQTVEGLLHSLGLGKYAIIFKAEEVSNLVLWLNSCKGFHFLKKNGVHGRQCYLLMVDMTALKQMGENDLKELGIPMGPRKKILLALLPRSKRQP
- the LOC107899619 gene encoding uncharacterized protein isoform X2, which gives rise to MAEAPRGRVTITLGRSGQVVKRSGAASDDSLPVAGTKRSVRDRLGGNIDSSLLNGGQLNNKRQRGDGQRASLSDFHIGKDDLRFKLLQKSAFRRVQSDNNQKGMDLRQKLSRLGQPPVNSYETRQQMPDSKERIPEPRDRMPESRETSILGKIPSTRSMDDFPHVTTSSSYSPWTLDHLRQRSPDRVMGASRGLSPPRNVELQRRPVGRTYDDVRTVPYMGKDVADALRPVSTASFVTKSTLPTTSAKPMPPGPPIPSTVPPSNIVQKSSYLGDEQQTVEGLLHSLGLGKYAIIFKAEEVDMTALKQMGENDLKELGIPMGPRKKILLALLPRSKRQP